The following nucleotide sequence is from Spirochaetaceae bacterium.
GTGGAGCCGGCACGGCTCCCGTTGAGGCTCGGTTGGAACGAAAACGAGCCCATATTTGGCTTGAGTATAAGCGTGCGCGGCGGAATCGGTCTACCGTACCAGGCGTTGAGGCGTTGAGGCGTTGAGGCGTGGTGGCAGCGTTGTGGCTCGGGCGGGTCCTTACCAGGCCCGTTCGCGGCGCTGGCGGCTGTGCTGCCAGGCGTGTTCGACCTGTTCCCAGGTCGCGGCGCGGCGCGGGTCGCGCCGGCTGCGGGCGGTGAACGCCATGTCGGCGTGCCACAGGTGGGCCATCGGCGTGCCGGCCGGGCTGTAGCGGAAGTCGATCGACCAGCGCACCATGTCGGCCCGGTTCACGGTGGAGCGGTGGAACACCAGGTTGTCGAACAGCACGAAGTCGCCGGGGCTCATGGCGACGGTGTCGATCGATGCGCCCGCGGCGGGGTCGAAGGCGGTGGTGCGAAACGACCCGTCCGAGGTGTCGTGATCCTGGATGCCCATCTTCTGGCTGCCGGGGATGAACTGCAGGGTGCCGTTGTCCGCATTCACCTCCACCAGCGGCATCCACAGCGTGAGCAGCGGGTGGTCTGCCGTGTCCGGCATGTAGCCGCTGTCCTGGTGCCACGGCAGGGTGGTCTCCTGCTCGTCGGGGAGTTTCGGGCGCACCCAAAAGTCGCCGTTGAACTGGATCTCCGGGCCGATCAGCTCGTTCACCGCGTCCAGGATCGCCGGCTCCACCCACAGGTCGTACAGCGCCCTGCTGAACACCCGGCTGTGCCAGCCGACCTGCCCGAACCGCTGCCTGCCGCCATGCTGGCGCCACACGTGGTACCAGCGCCGCTCGAACGGCTGGTCCTCGGCGAGGTCGCCGATCTCGCCCGCCGCCCGCATGGTGCGAGACTCGGTGTCCACGATGTCGTCGATGACGGCGGCCATCGCTTCGATGCGTGCCGCCGGAATGCGGCCGCGCACATGCAGGTAGCCCTGCCGGGAAAAGGTGTCTCGGTCTGCGGAGGTCAAGGCGGGCACGGCGGCTCCTCGGGAAGTGATGGCAACGGCTACCAGCACCGTTACGGTCATGTCAAGCTCGCACCCCGGAGTGGTCGCGCGCGCCGGCATCGGCGGCCGTCAGGCGGGGTAGATGTCCATCTGGGTGAGGTCGAGGGGGCTGCCGAGCAGCAGGGTGACGAAGCCGCCGTCGGGGACCGGCTCGCCGTCGGCGTCGAGGCCGCCCTCCTCCAGCACCAGCATAAGCGGGTTGCTGGCCGGCTGCTCGGTGCGGTATTCCATCACCAGCGCGGGCACCTGCATGCGGGCGCGTTCGTCGCGGTAGTCGCCGTACAGCGGGCCGCTTTGGATGGCGCGGAAGTCGAGTTGTTTTTCCTCGCCGCCGTCCTGGATCGGCGGTACGTCGGGGTGGGGCGCGAACTCCAGGTCGTATGGGACGAAGGAGTCGGGGTTGGGAGGCTCCAGGAACAGCCAGGCGAAGCCATGGTCGATCAGCGCGCCCCGCGACCCGGGCTGAAAGCCGTCGGGGCGATAGTAGACGCGCAACTCGACGTGCTCGCCGGTGAGCACGGCGGCCAGGACGTACGTGGTTTCGGCGTCGGTGATGTCGAACAGCAGGTACTCGGCCAGCACGCCGCCGGCGGGGCTGCGGAACTGGTAGTGGCGCTTGCCGGTTACCTCGTAGTTGATACCGCCGGCGGTGACGTTGCCGGCCTGGTCGGCCTCCTGGAGCGCCTGGAAGTCGCGCAGCGCCACCGAGCTGCCGGTCGGCAGCCGGCGCCAGAACTCCGGCTGATCCTGGTGGTACTGCGCCGCCGGCTGCTCGCGCCGGCGGCGCTTCCAGAACATCGTGCGCGCCCGCGCCGGGCTAGTAGCGGCGCGAGCCGGCGCGCATCACGAAGAACACCGCCAGGATGATGGCGATCACCATCAGCCCGGTCCAGAAACCGGATGACCGCCCGCCTACGTAGGCGCCCGGCGGCGGGCCGTAGTAGTAGTGGTTGTTGGACATGAGCAGGCTGAGCATGGCGGCGTCGGCCATCGCGCTGTACAGCACCCAGGTGCCGAGGCCGGGGTGCAGGTAGCCGTAGCCGCCGAGGCCCGCGTTGTAGGTCACGTTCACGTTGCGCCCATCGACGCGGGTGGACTGCGGAATGTGCGCGGGGCGGCTGGTCGGCTGGCTGGCGTAGCGCGACGGGTACTGGCTGGCGTTGCGGCTGACGAACGCCTGCTCCGCCTGCTGCCGGCTCTGAAAGGTGGTGCCGTTGGCGCGCGCGCGCTGGTAGCTGGACTGGCTTACGCCGCGCGTGTTGGCGCGCGCCGTGCTGCCGCGGGTGCCGGACAGCGACTGGCGGGTGGTGGTGCCGGTGCGCTGCCGCGTCGAGCCCCAGGAGCTGACCGAGCGGCGCGACGAGAAGCCGCTTGACGAGAAGCCGCGGCTGCTGAACGAGCGCCCGCCGGAGAAGCCGCCGCGGCGGGCGAAGGCGTCGTCGGCGACCATCAGCAGGGTCAGCGCGATCGCCCCGGCCGCGAGGATGCGGCGGCGCGCCAGGGAGCCGCGCGACCGGCGCGCGGGCGGGCGTTGCGGAGTGGTCATTGCACTTCTCCCGTAACGGCGGCACCTGCGCCGGCGGCCAGGCCGGGGTTGGCGGCGGTGCTGAACAGGATGGCGATCACCAGAAAGGCGGCCGCGGCGATCACCGCCGCCGCGGTGTTCTTGTGCTCGGCGACCTCCTGCGACAGCACGCCGTGCGGCAGGAACACCTTGTCGGCGATGACCCGTCCGATCAGCAGCAGCAGCAGGCCGCTGCCGGCGATCACGGCGGTGATCAGCAGCTCGCGGCCGAGGTCGCTGCCGGCGCCCGTGAGGGCGGTGCGGACGATCAGCCCCTGGGCGACCAGGAACGAGCCGAAGCTGATGCCCACCGCCGGGTTGGCGTCGTCCTCGATGCTCTTGTGCACGTCGTAGCGGGTGATCGCCTGGAACACCAGGCCGTCGATGATCAGGATCAGTTGCCCGGCGGCCCAGTAGATCATCACGTCGCGCATCAGCAGCATCAGGCTGCCGCTGGTGCCGGACAGCACGCCGGACAGCATCAGCCCGGTGGCAATGCTCATGCCGCCCACCACGT
It contains:
- a CDS encoding phytanoyl-CoA dioxygenase family protein; protein product: MTVTVLVAVAITSRGAAVPALTSADRDTFSRQGYLHVRGRIPAARIEAMAAVIDDIVDTESRTMRAAGEIGDLAEDQPFERRWYHVWRQHGGRQRFGQVGWHSRVFSRALYDLWVEPAILDAVNELIGPEIQFNGDFWVRPKLPDEQETTLPWHQDSGYMPDTADHPLLTLWMPLVEVNADNGTLQFIPGSQKMGIQDHDTSDGSFRTTAFDPAAGASIDTVAMSPGDFVLFDNLVFHRSTVNRADMVRWSIDFRYSPAGTPMAHLWHADMAFTARSRRDPRRAATWEQVEHAWQHSRQRRERAW
- a CDS encoding DUF350 domain-containing protein, with the protein product MDALTTTLEFVVEKLPYFGAGIVLVFLGKLFYNLTTRYDIDRHLTTERNNAVAVSFGGYLVGLAFAISATLLGTTSDLLGELAGIVITGAMAIMLLRMSMMINDRFVLFTFKVSTEIGDEKNVGTGYVVGGMSIATGLMLSGVLSGTSGSLMLLMRDVMIYWAAGQLILIIDGLVFQAITRYDVHKSIEDDANPAVGISFGSFLVAQGLIVRTALTGAGSDLGRELLITAVIAGSGLLLLLIGRVIADKVFLPHGVLSQEVAEHKNTAAAVIAAAAFLVIAILFSTAANPGLAAGAGAAVTGEVQ